A single window of Nicotiana sylvestris chromosome 3, ASM39365v2, whole genome shotgun sequence DNA harbors:
- the LOC104233851 gene encoding glutathione S-transferase U9 codes for MGEENKVTLHGMWLSPYVKRVELALKVKGIPFEYVEEDLSNKSPLLLKYNPVHKKVPVLVHNEKPINESLVILEYIDETWKNGHRLLPEDPYERSQVRFWAVYIQHVMECMLNIFTAEDQEKACEEFYQKLGVLEDGMKNMFPVKSRNIGLLDILIVVAFGACKAQEEVFGLKFLDPKNTPLITSWLNSLLELPVVKESVPPHDKVVSFLRFFKESSSNAQAY; via the exons ATGGGAGAAGAAAACAAGGTAACTCTACATGGAATGTGGCTTAGCCCTTATGTGAAGAGAGTAGAACTAGCTCTCAAAGTCAAAGGCATACCTTTTGAATATGTAGAAGAAGATCTAAGCAACAAAAGTCCATTGCTCCTCAAATACAATCCAGTTCATAAGAAAGTCCCCGTTCTTGTTCACAACGAAAAACCAATAAACGAGTCCCTTGTCATTCTTGAATACATCGATGAAACATGGAAGAATGGACATCGACTCTTGCCAGAGGATCCTTATGAAAGATCCCAAGTCCGATTCTGGGCTGTTTATATCCAACAT GTGATGGAGTGCATGCTTAATATATTCACAGCAGAAGATCAAGAAAAAGCCTGCGAGGAATTCTATCAGAAACTAGGCGTGCTTGAAGATGGAATGAAGAATATGTTTCCAGTGAAAAGCAGGAACATAGGGCTCCTAGATATCTTGATTGTCGTTGCATTTGGCGCGTGTAAAGCACAGGAGGAAGTGTTCGGATTGAAGTTTTTGGACCCAAAGAATACTCCCCTGATAACCTCATGGCTCAATAGCCTACTTGAACTACCCGTGGTTAAAGAAAGTGTTCCTCCTCATGACAAGGTGGTTTCATTTCTTCGATTTTTCAAAGAAAGCAGCTCCAATGCTCAGGCTTACTGA